TATTACATCCGTCTAAAACAAAGTGGTTAATGGCTGAAGTTGTGTTTGGATTGGGGGATGTTTTTGAACTAGACTGGGTGAGGGTAGGGGTCGGGGTGGGGGCTAGCTCTAACGGAATTCTTTGGCTTTGAACCAGCTGGTGGCTGaagttgtgttttgtttcttcaGCGGAATGTCGTTCCGTAGTTTTCAAAAGTCCAGCTACAGTAAAATCTGACAGAGAAGCATCTGCCATGTCTAGTTTTACATTTGTTGAGAAAAAAACCCTCTTTAATGGAGTCTTAAAGAGGACCTAATGTGCTCATTTTTGtgacctttgtattgagttgtgaattCCTgtagagcagatacacacatTAACTCATACATCAAGCTTTATAGATCTtacagaatctgcgcctattccagctgtatttccttggctttccaaaacagtctgttttaatttattctacccacgGCGCGTCTTTGAGCACGCCcactgattggtcacactcccaagcggaCTTCCGGACTACCGCTGAACCccattttctaattttgtcagtatagTAGTtgagaataaatgaataaagcctttgaGGAggtacttgaaaagtggttaggagctactggtagctcattaATAACAGGTTGGAGACCCATGACTTAACGTGTATGAACCcaaagagtggtaacgtagcGTTAattgagtgcagacaatcttggcacaacattggtattggtaatgtggtcattacacatttgGCGGACGGTCAAGCTCCACCCACGTCCACAGAACAGTGCCATATTTTTCTCTGGTCGGCAacctgcaactccaaccacttctaccTTATATTTTCCACTTTAGGCAAGTTAGCATTCCCTCAAATCTGAAAAGatatttcctggaagccattgctCTGTGCTAACACAGTGAAATCTTCGACAAACAGCAGGATGTTGTACCCAGGaacataaggaagtccgcctcaCTGTGATGTaggaaaccccccccccctccccgcccccccccacacacacaaacacatcacactgacacaatttagtacgatatataaaacatttctctcatcattaaagtttgtgttgtgcacgctaaagacaGAAGCTAAAGCAGACACGGCAGCTCCAATccgttctgtgtgtgtgcacgtgctaggagagagcgcacacacatttaacctcagcccggcgttcgctgaatgaaactcctacaaacaccatgggactgaattgccagcgttgacattaaagcggtgttcgcagtacatattagcctccaacgaCATCAACGGCTCCCTAATTACAActgtaggcacttttaaagatgaagcgttcagcagcattcctggttttcagacccacaaacaaaactatattttcaagcacgtatattgcatgcacttgtttcatgtttcctatttcaaagcaggtggcaatatttcaactaagtttaactgttagaggctaattaaaagttgaacacgtatccttgttgtgattcaccactcttgcagtgtgggaggggtaccgcgactgcatgtgttgcagggtcctccggcaacacaaagctgcccggcagatgcctgtctgtaaatcttGCGGCGAATACACACgcgtatcagccgataccgattcaagtaaagaacgcaaatatcggcccgatatatcggccggccgatgtatcggtcgatccttaattctaactacatttataggtcagaaaagtggaaaaagcattatTGGTCCCCTTTATGTGAAAAATGTCTTTTCAGCCTTTTAACTCTCCTCCCATTTTACAGGTCGTCTAAAGCAGGAGCAGGCCTTGTCCAGGATTTCTGACGAAAGCCTGGACAAGATTcccgaggaggaagaggaaggccCTGTCTTTAAAGAGCTGCCCGGGGCGAAGGGCACAGACGAAGCTGTGCTGCCGCTCACTGGAGGCAGCAGTGAAAGGAACCCTCGTACCTCCAACAGCGAGCTCACCAACTTGGCCAACGGAGGCGCTGTCATGCCCAACGGCCGAGTTTATGGTAAAGCATTTATTTTAGTAGCTTTGCTGCTACGTGTTGCCATGTAGGTGCAAATACATCATCTTgggaaaaatacaacacaataatGCTAAGCCAACTTAATTTGTGTCAAATGGCAGTGGCAAAATGAGGTTGTTTGCTAAAATGCATCTCTTGGAATACAGCCCCCGGCTGAGATGTACTGATGTAAACACATCTCATAATTGAATTGATTTTGAGTTTCTACAGTGTGagagtaaattgagtttgaggtgACCACAAAACTGAAGAAGAAAAGTAGTGGAGGCCCAATTACATTGTACATTGATGGATAATGGAGGCTCACAGTGACACACTTTGAAAACTGCCTCTAACTCCATAACTGGATTTACCTGTTATTGCTTCTTTaatcgaccagtccagggtgtaccccgcctcgcccgaagtcagctgggataagttccagcatacccccgtgaccctagtgagggtggatggatggatgcctctTTAATTTCTCCTTCCACCTACTTCTCTTGCTTGCAGGTCGCACCCACTCAATGACCAACGGCTGCCTCAAGTCACCAGTTTCCAATGGCAGTTTTAGCTTTGATGGCCATATGCGCAGCGATGGCCAGGTATACCACACTGTGCACAAGGACTCAGGTCTGTATAAAGACCTCCTACATAAAATACACCTGGGCCGCATGGACGACAACGAACGGCCAGGCGCCAGTGCAGCCCAGCCCGACAACAACTACCGCCTGCTGCGTCGTAACAACAGCTACACTTGCTATACAGCCGCCATCTGCGGCATGCCTGTCCAGCCGCTCATGCGCACAGAGTCGCGGGATGACAGCGAAAAGCTGGTCGGggagggcggcggcggcggccgtAGCAACAGCGTGTCGTACTCCAAGAAGCGTGTACGCTACGACAGCTACTCGTCATACTGCAACGCCGTGGCAGAGGCGGAGATAGAGGCAGAGGAGGGTGGTGTGGAGATGAAGCTGGCCACCGAGCTGGAGGGGGTGGAGGAAGAAGGGGCGCCCGCTCCTGTGCCTCTGGATGACTTGGCTGAGGAGGATCACGAGGAGAAGGACAAGCCTGAGGTTTTCcagcttttccacttcctgcagaTTCTCACAGCCTGTTTTGGCTCCTTTGCACATGGAGGCAACGATGTCAGGTGTTCACCTCACACAGCACCCCTAATGACCAATTAATTACAGCCTCTTTCCCAGCAAATGATAAACTTTTTTGGAAATATTCCTTCTTTTCAGTAATGCCATTGGACCCCTGGTGGCGCTGTGGATGATCTACGACCAGGGTGGCGTGATGCAGGATGCCGCCACTCCCATCTGGCTGCTGTTTTACGGCGGCATAGGCATCTGTGCTGGCTTGTGGGTGTGGGGCCGCCGGGTCATCCAGACCATGGGGAAAGACTTGACGCCCATCACACCATCAAGGTGAGAAAGCACACTCAGTGTGAGGTTGACCAGCAtgtgtatggtgtgtgtgtgtgtgtttggatggATTGCCGACATGCAATTGTTGCAGGTTTTACCATAAAGCTTGGCAATGTCCAATTGTGTTTTGTAAAACTTGGCTAGTAGGTGTTTACATGTACATATCAGGACTTACTGTAACGCACAATTGCCTCAGAATTTTAATACGCTGAGTGGCGGATAAACTACTGTAATTAACTCATGTTATCCCATGAAATACACAAACGGTACTGATTATCAAGTTATTGGTAGTTATTAGTATGTTATGATTTTATATTGGAAaaatttaatagaaaaaaaaaggatgacatTTACACATGATGCTTTATGgttctggcgaccagtccagggtgtactctctcTCGCCtaaaagtcagctaggataggctccagcaggataaGCGcaatagaaaaaggatggatgtatGACTATGGTTCTGAACTAACTTGGAAATGGCCTTTAATACATATTAGACCTTTACACAGAGAAAGAGCAacgtgtttgttgttgtttttctgcctTTCCACTTGTTACATAATCATGAATAAATCAGAAAGGATGCAACACATAAAGCCCAAGGGCTCACTTTGTCCTGAGACCTTAACAGCTGCCAGCGTGCATCCTTGACCATGGATGACCAGATCGATCTCTGGCTTGCCGTTTCCTTGCTAATATTCAGGGACGTTCTTGTTCATCAGCTCTATGCTTGTTGGTGCACGTTTAGTAAAAATTAATGCTTCTGCTTCTATCGCAGCCCCAAATTTTCTAGAATGATTTGATTTAAAAGGTTATGTTTGCGGTCGCTACCTCTTTAAGCAATGCAGGCTTTCATTACTTAATAAGGCAAAATTCAGGCCCAAATAGTTTGCTGCCAAATTGAAACGGGAACAGAGTGAATTTGACAAATGTTGGCTGTACATTTGGACTAGTGGAAAGTGAATGGAGTTTGGTTCCACAAACATGTGAATATAGACTGTTTTTGCCAACTTCAGATTACATGTATTTTGCTGGAAGGACAGTTTTAGGTTGTTTTAACATGCGTTCATTCATATTTGTGAACAACAATCAGTAAGTTGgaaataatttaagttttgctTGGGGCCTTAACTTCTGCTGCATTTTTTTGAGCACCTGGCAAGAGGTCTGCTATTGATAGTAGAGTTGCAAAGTATTTTGGTTCTTTCCTGACTACACTTTGGGAACACAAGATCAGAACAGATTGCTGAACCTCAACTTGAACTTGGACAGGCGAGAGATACATATTCATTGAAATAAACTGGTTACAAGTACTGACAGCTGGCCAAGCTAACTGGCTAACTGCTGCTGAAAGTGGTTGCCTACCaacaatgccaaaaaaaaagcaaaatgataCTAGTCCTGGAAATCCCTGTCCAAAATCAGAAACTGAGTTGTTCTGGCTGAcagataaattatattttacattagaGGGCATTTTGAAGAATGTAAATCTGGGTTAGAGCACAGCATAGCACAAGGATACCAAGGCACTACGAGATGATATCATCAAGGTACTACAAGATGATAATTCCGGATAATAATTAGATGAATATTAAAGATCACATAATCATGACAACAAGGAACATGGAGCATAAATTCTTTTGATACCAAAAACTATAAGAACATGACTGCTGGCTCGTACGCTagcaatattcattaattcattttctaccgcttatcctcatgagggtcgccggggcgctggagcctatcccagctgtcttcgggcgagaggctgggtacaccctggactggtcgccagccaatcacagggcacatatagacaaacaaccattcacactcacattcatacctatggacaatttggagtcgccagtgttattttgtgcaaaaaaggTCTATATTGTTCACAGTTGTGAATTAAActgtattgttgtaaaattttTGTTCAGCAGGAATAAAATAACTGTTGTTGTTGGCTATTTGCATACTTGTCTGCTATAGGCTATACATAATAGCTAacgttagtagctaaacttggACAAATTGCTAAtattagctgacaacaagcaTAACtagtgtgcatttgtgtgttaTGTCGGCCTATTCAAAGCAGCAAGGATATAATGCTAACAAGCCCCtaatttttcatttctttgatGGTTGATTGTTCTTACTTGGTGTGTGTGTCGTCAGTTGCCTGGCAGAGGCGTTCCACAGGGCTACAGGAAGTAGATTTGGTAGTGTAGAAGGGGGCTTTGGTCACAGTCACACTGAGAACACTGGTGCTGATGAAGGATGTCAACCTGACTCGTCCTTTTGTGCTTTCATTCCTTCATGCCCTCCCTCCTAAACCTGGTAGTCTGTGCTTAATGCTCTTCTTCATTACATCCCCTTTCTTTCTCAtctttgtcttgttttgttttcctcatGTCTCACCTCTAAATCTTGTTCCTTCCCACATGGTCATTCTCACGGTCTCACTGTCTCATGATTTTACCCTCTTTCTTCATTTCTCCTCTTTCCTTGGcaccgtccttccttccttttctttGCTAATCTCCCCtgtttccatcactgcctcagAGCTTGCCAGCACTCAAAGACAAATttgctctgcttctgtgttctAAAGGATCTCTTTTCCTCCTTGCGTCTGTTTCCATGCCACAGTGTGACaaagtagtgtgtgtgtgggagcaaGGACAGGCCAGTGTCTTAATGTGCTTGAATGGTTGTGCGTCTATTATGCGGTTTCACATTTGTTTCTGCGGGCACTGGAGATGCACATTGCAGCTTGATAAACAGTTTTAGTCGTTTGAGACATTTATGTCCTTCTCTCAGCAACCACTCCCACATAGCTTTGCCTGCCAGCCACTGAGAGAACGCTCCAAGCGGATGAACAAACCTTTTACAACCTAAGAAGTGGTGGACTGTATTGTAGAATTGTTATTTACCATTTAAATCATGATATACGTATTACAATCAGCTGTGCAAGCTAGGAGCTGTAAGTCTTCTTCTAATGGGGACAGTCCA
This DNA window, taken from Doryrhamphus excisus isolate RoL2022-K1 chromosome 4, RoL_Dexc_1.0, whole genome shotgun sequence, encodes the following:
- the slc20a2 gene encoding sodium-dependent phosphate transporter 2 isoform X4, which translates into the protein MDLESYLWMVIFGFIIAFVLAFSVGANDVANSFGTAVGSGVVTLKQACILASIFETLGSMLLGAKVGETIRKGIIDVSLYNDTVPVLMAGEVSAMVGSAVWQLIASFLKLPISGTHCIVGATIGFSMVAIGTKGVQWMQLVKIVSSWFISPLLSGLMSGILFILIRNTILNKEDSVPNGLRALPLFYASTIGINTFSIMYTGAPLLGLEMLPVWAIFLITLAGSLVCAAVVWIVVCPWMRRKIASRLKQEQALSRISDESLDKIPEEEEEGPVFKELPGAKGTDEAVLPLTGGSSERNPRTSNSELTNLANGGAVMPNGRVYGRTHSMTNGCLKSPVSNGSFSFDGHMRSDGQVYHTVHKDSGLYKDLLHKIHLGRMDDNERPGASAAQPDNNYRLLRRNNSYTCYTAAICGMPVQPLMRTESRDDSEKLVGEGGGGGRSNSVSYSKKRVRYDSYSSYCNAVAEAEIEAEEGGVEMKLATELEGVEEEGAPAPVPLDDLAEEDHEEKDKPEVFQLFHFLQILTACFGSFAHGGNDVSNAIGPLVALWMIYDQGGVMQDAATPIWLLFYGGIGICAGLWVWGRRVIQTMGKDLTPITPSSGFTIELASALTVVLASNIGIPVSTTHCKVGSVVAVGWIRSKKAVDWRLFRNIFLAWFVTVPVAGLFSAAVMAVFVYGILPFV
- the slc20a2 gene encoding sodium-dependent phosphate transporter 2 isoform X3, with protein sequence MDLESYLWMVIFGFIIAFVLAFSVGANDVANSFGTAVGSGVVTLKQACILASIFETLGSMLLGAKVGETIRKGIIDVSLYNDTVPVLMAGEVSAMVGSAVWQLIASFLKLPISGTHCIVGATIGFSMVAIGTKGVQWMQLVKIVSSWFISPLLSGLMSGILFILIRNTILNKEDSVPNGLRALPLFYASTIGINTFSIMYTGAPLLGLEMLPVWAIFLITLAGSLVCAAVVWIVVCPWMRRKIASRLKQEQALSRISDESLDKIPEEEEEGPVFKELPGAKGTDEAVLPLTGGSSERNPRTSNSELTNLANGGAVMPNGRVYGRTHSMTNGCLKSPVSNGSFSFDGHMRSDGQVYHTVHKDSGLYKDLLHKIHLGRMDDNERPGASAAQPDNNYRLLRRNNSYTCYTAAICGMPVQPLMRTESRDDSEKLVGEGGGGGRSNSVSYSKKRVRYDSYSSYCNAVAEAEIEAEEGGVEMKLATELEGVEEEGAPAPVPLDDLAEEDHEEKDKPEVFQLFHFLQILTACFGSFAHGGNDVSNAIGPLVALWMIYDQGGVMQDAATPIWLLFYGGIGICAGLWVWGRRVIQTMGKDLTPITPSRWAPWWLLAGSAPRRRWTGASSGTSSLRGSSLCPWRACSALLSWPSSSTASCPLCEGMWPGGRENHGGPNSQRERKGLGVESGGVVRRDDEGSKVKRSRNNGM
- the slc20a2 gene encoding sodium-dependent phosphate transporter 2 isoform X5, with protein sequence MDLESYLWMVIFGFIIAFVLAFSVGANDVANSFGTAVGSGVVTLKQACILASIFETLGSMLLGAKVGETIRKGIIDVSLYNDTVPVLMAGEVSAMVGSAVWQLIASFLKLPISGTHCIVGATIGFSMVAIGTKGVQWMQLVKIVSSWFISPLLSGLMSGILFILIRNTILNKEDSVPNGLRALPLFYASTIGINTFSIMYTGAPLLGLEMLPVWAIFLITLAGSLVCAAVVWIVVCPWMRRKIASRLKQEQALSRISDESLDKIPEEEEEGPVFKELPGAKGTDEAVLPLTGGSSERNPRTSNSELTNLANGGAVMPNGRVYGRTHSMTNGCLKSPVSNGSFSFDGHMRSDGQVYHTVHKDSGLYKDLLHKIHLGRMDDNERPGASAAQPDNNYRLLRRNNSYTCYTAAICGMPVQPLMRTESRDDSEKLVGEGGGGGRSNSVSYSKKRVRYDSYSSYCNAVAEAEIEAEEGGVEMKLATELEGVEEEGAPAPVPLDDLAEEDHEEKDKPEVFQLFHFLQILTACFGSFAHGGNDVSNAIGPLVALWMIYDQGGVMQDAATPIWLLFYGGIGICAGLWVWGRRVIQTMGKDLTPITPSSGFCIEVMSALTVLVASNVGIPISSTHCKVGSVVAVGWIRSKKAVDWRLFRNIFLAWFVTVPVAGLFSAAVMAVFVYGILPFV